GGTGTTCTTTACAGCAAAAATGATGATTACAAACGTGCAAAATTCCCTGCATCAAAAGAGCGTCTAGGTCGCTTAGGTCTTGAATCAGATAGTCACTTTGAGCTTGCGTTACAAAAAAACTTTGAAAATGATGATGGACAAAAAATTCGCATTAAAACTCGTGTAGGTGCTGATAATACGCAATCGGGTGGCAACAACCAATTGGGTGCAAATGCTGATGCGGCAAACAGCAGCATTGGTATGGTAGAGACTTTTGCAGAATTCGATGGTGTGACAGACACTGGCACTTTATGGGGTGGTAAACGTTTTTACGGTAAAGACAACTACATCTTTATGACTGACTTTTTCTATACTGATATGTCTGGTACAGGTGTAGGTATTGAAGGTATCGAACTTGGCGGCAATAAGTGGGATTTCGCTTATATCGCAAGTGATAACGCCGATGATACGTCATTCTGGGGTGATTCAAACAATATCATGCACTCTGTTCATGTCGGCGTAGATTTTGACGGCGTAGAATTACATGCCATGGGTAAATATTTACCAGATAACTACGTTGATAATGGTGGCACCGCAACAAAATACGCGAGTAACGGTTTTGAAATGACGGCTATCGTGCATCAAGAATCATTCTTTGGCTTATCAGATAAGGGTTTCACTAAATATATTGCGCAAGCTGGTCAAGGTTTAGGTTCAGGTCAACTGCTTGGTGGTACGTTAACAACGTACAACGCCTACAAACCAGGCAATGGCGCATTAGAAAGCCCGAGCAACATGAAGAAAGTTGAAAGTGGTGATGTATCAGCCCGTGCACTTGTATGGGGTGGCTACTTCTTCGAAAATGGTGTGAGTATCTTCCACTCGATTCAAGGTCAATATAACGACATGGATAATGGCGGCAAAGATAGTTGGGCATCAGCGATGATCCGTCCTTCATTCCCTGTCGCTAAGAACTTCTTTATTGCGACTGAAGCGGGTTACCAATACAACAAGTGGGAAGATTCAAACGGTGTTGGTGATGATCAAACTAACTACAAGTTAACGATTGCACCAACGGTTATCGTTCCTACAGGGATGGGACCTGCTCCAGAGATTCGTTTCTTAGCTACTTACCTAGACGGTTCGGATCGTGATAAGGCTGACCTACTGGTTGGTATTCAAACAGATATGTGGTGGTAATCACCATTTTAGTTAGGTAATGGGAGAGATTGCCTTTAAGCATGCCTGTCGGGGGCGATGGCATGCTTAGCCAAACATGTAAATCGGACGACTTATAAGTTTGGTATTCTAATTCGCAATAGGTAAGCACTTAACAGTGCCGTGGCATAAGGCTTATTTATATTGCAGTGAGATTTAAAGAGATACAATTTATTTAGCCTGTCTAGCTTCAGGTTAAAGCCGACAAAGTCTCTTGAAATACTCATAAGCCGCTTCAGTTGAAGCGGCTTTTTTGTTCGCATTTTGTACCGTTACATTTGGTATTGCTACATTATGAATTTCTGTTTTATTAATACTCTTTGTATAACCTGTTTCGGTATTTGAAGAGCATTGAATCTGAGGTTTTTTATGACGACAACGTTTTGCACTCCCTATTATGCTCAGTGGCCTAAAATACAATCAGCGATTAAAGTCGACAACACAATCGAGCAAGCTGTACGCAATATTGTTGAACAGATGACTCTGGAAGAAAAAATAGGTCAAATGATCCAACCGGAGCTGCGTGATATTACCCCTCAAGAGGTAGAGCTATACAAAATTGGATCCATTCTGAATGGTGGTGGCGCTTGGCCAAATGGTAATAAGCGAGCCATGGCGAAAGAGTGGATCAGTTCATCTGATGGCTATTGGCATGCAGCGGAAACTGCATTTGAGAATAGACCATTTCGCATTCCATTTATGTGGGCAACGGATGCTGTCCATGGCCACAATAACGCTTTTTGCTCAACAGTCTTCCCGCATAACATTGGCTTAGGCTGCGCGAGAGATACAGAGCTAATTTATAGGATTGGACGAGTTACGGCGTTAGAAATTGCCGCAACAGGATTGGACTGGACCTTTGCTCCTACTGTGGCGACGCCAAGAGATTTACGTTGGGGGAGGGTATACGAGGGGTATTCGGAAGATCCGGAAGTTGTTTTTGCCTATGCTGGTGAAATGGTAAAAGGGTTGCAAGGAAATGCCGACGAGTTGAAAGATGAATATCACGTTATATCGAATGTGAAGCATTGGCTTGGTGATGGTGGAACGGCAACTGGCGTAGATCGTGGAGTGAATAATTACAGTGAAGATTTGATGCGTAATATCCATGCTATGGGCTACTTTAGCGGATTAGACGCAGGGGCTCAGGTGGTGATGTCATCGTTTAATAGTTGGGCTGATCCGAGTAATTATGATCACTCTCCAGACACTGAGGGCAATTACAATAATAAAATTCACGGTAGTAAGTATTTACTAACGGGTGTGCTTAAGCAGGCAATGGGATTTGATGGGTTAATCGTTACAGATTGGCATGGCCACGCAGAAGTGAGCAAATGCTCAGATGGTAATGCGAGTTACGCGATTAATGCGGGCAACGATATTTTGATGATCCCAACGCGTAAACACTGGCAAGCCGTGTATCACAGAACCCGAAAAGATGTGCTTAACGGAACCATCGATATTAGTCGAATCAACGATGCGGTGACGCGTATTTTAAGAGTGAAAATGCGTGCTGGATTATGGGATAAACCGTGTCCTTCAGCAAGAAAGTTGGCTGGGGAACAGCATATTTTAGGTGCTCCGCAACACCGTGAAGTGGCACGAGAAGCTGTCCG
Above is a window of Vibrio cortegadensis DNA encoding:
- a CDS encoding carbohydrate porin, whose amino-acid sequence is MKLSKLTLACLVATAGLSAAPAVYAEKSDGFEFHGYFRAGVLYSKNDDYKRAKFPASKERLGRLGLESDSHFELALQKNFENDDGQKIRIKTRVGADNTQSGGNNQLGANADAANSSIGMVETFAEFDGVTDTGTLWGGKRFYGKDNYIFMTDFFYTDMSGTGVGIEGIELGGNKWDFAYIASDNADDTSFWGDSNNIMHSVHVGVDFDGVELHAMGKYLPDNYVDNGGTATKYASNGFEMTAIVHQESFFGLSDKGFTKYIAQAGQGLGSGQLLGGTLTTYNAYKPGNGALESPSNMKKVESGDVSARALVWGGYFFENGVSIFHSIQGQYNDMDNGGKDSWASAMIRPSFPVAKNFFIATEAGYQYNKWEDSNGVGDDQTNYKLTIAPTVIVPTGMGPAPEIRFLATYLDGSDRDKADLLVGIQTDMWW